One part of the Mariniblastus fucicola genome encodes these proteins:
- a CDS encoding M90 family metallopeptidase: MFSWFRNRRRKKILANPWPEPWDLHLQRNVRLTWEMSDLQMRALQDRVKVFVAEKNWEGCEGLQLTEEMQVTIAAQACLMLLGVNDWYFDNVKTILVYPQAFRRMTGDGLTEGHASHRAGEAWQGGPIILSWKDSLSGGRNEDDGQNVVIHEFAHALDGIDGEMGGSVMFDDAESTQTWSRVVEEGYAELVQAKETGRRTLLDHYGATNEAEYFAVATETFFEQPREMSREYGELFSLLKKYFRLDPIPWQRTR; encoded by the coding sequence ATGTTCAGTTGGTTTCGAAATCGTCGTCGCAAGAAAATTCTGGCTAATCCTTGGCCGGAACCCTGGGATCTGCATCTGCAACGTAACGTTCGACTGACGTGGGAGATGAGCGATTTGCAAATGCGAGCGCTGCAGGATCGAGTCAAGGTTTTCGTCGCCGAGAAAAATTGGGAGGGCTGTGAAGGGCTGCAGCTGACCGAAGAAATGCAGGTCACGATCGCGGCTCAGGCCTGTTTGATGTTGCTGGGCGTGAACGACTGGTACTTCGACAACGTGAAGACGATTCTGGTTTATCCACAAGCCTTCCGCCGGATGACGGGTGATGGTTTGACCGAAGGCCACGCTTCGCATCGCGCCGGTGAAGCTTGGCAGGGCGGACCGATCATTCTTTCCTGGAAAGATTCGCTCAGCGGAGGCCGCAACGAAGACGACGGACAAAACGTCGTGATCCATGAGTTCGCTCACGCACTCGACGGGATCGACGGAGAGATGGGAGGCAGCGTGATGTTCGACGACGCAGAATCAACTCAGACCTGGAGCCGCGTCGTCGAAGAGGGCTATGCGGAGCTTGTCCAGGCCAAAGAAACTGGCCGCCGAACGCTGCTTGATCACTATGGTGCCACCAATGAGGCCGAATACTTTGCCGTGGCCACGGAGACTTTTTTCGAACAGCCACGAGAGATGTCCCGCGAGTATGGCGAACTGTTTTCACTTTTGAAAAAGTACTTTCGACTTGACCCAATTCCATGGCAGCGAACGCGATGA
- a CDS encoding protein kinase domain-containing protein, with protein MNRSDIKSSDSKPRPKHPNQRQLSRFINGELSSENQAVMERHLERCTKCARRLEHIDGDTLGERLLEVGTLLNQSVAPGNQAIPESLRNHERYELIECIGAGGMGDVFRARQRSMDRPVAIKVLKQSLFENDRAVARFQNEIRVAAKLNHPNIVHSYDAEVSNGLNILVMELVEGEKLSDVVEREGTLGGDEAKEIAIQIVSGLEYASHQGMIHRDIKPQNIMLLPDGKVKVTDFGLAKLVLAQSEDAAGSLTLEGEVFGTPDYIAPEQIRDSASADFRSDIYGLGCTLYFLLSGTPPFAGMSVGEKLAGHLEHDAPSLIDVAPGLDPGMLAVVEKMMHKNPELRFQSYAELTRAFSGIGNPARKEETIVAQRKRSTGKIFAVIGGPIMVLLALWLFGLIPGMSSSQPLGDLPTGNIKFAIVVPSRFAFHPEIQEISRSLKRYQNVELEYVSDQAGRVKFSSRKKGAKPSVVEVTRTLGELDAADFDALVFTGGWNGDSPDSTLYAFDPKLNDQARDFARSMLANRKPVGSICGGTAVLANAGLLHGKKAASCRYISDAVRDRSGAIWTELPRRDDLAVVVRDDLLVTGGNYVNAPEVVRLMMDLAQESRGSATEENR; from the coding sequence ATGAATCGTTCCGATATAAAGTCTTCAGACAGCAAGCCCAGGCCCAAACACCCTAACCAGCGGCAGCTTTCCAGATTCATCAACGGTGAACTTTCATCGGAAAATCAGGCTGTGATGGAGCGGCATCTGGAACGCTGTACGAAATGCGCGAGGCGGCTTGAACACATCGACGGCGACACACTGGGTGAACGGCTGCTCGAGGTTGGAACCCTTCTCAACCAGTCCGTGGCACCCGGAAATCAGGCGATACCAGAATCGCTGCGGAATCACGAACGCTACGAATTGATCGAATGCATAGGCGCTGGAGGAATGGGAGACGTTTTTCGAGCCAGACAGCGGTCCATGGATCGGCCGGTCGCAATCAAAGTACTCAAACAGAGCCTGTTCGAAAATGATCGGGCGGTCGCCAGATTTCAAAACGAAATCAGAGTCGCGGCAAAACTCAATCATCCCAACATCGTTCACAGCTATGACGCCGAAGTCTCCAACGGGCTCAATATCCTGGTGATGGAACTGGTGGAAGGAGAAAAACTTTCGGACGTTGTGGAACGCGAAGGTACCCTTGGCGGTGACGAAGCGAAAGAGATCGCAATTCAGATCGTTAGCGGTCTGGAATACGCGTCACATCAAGGCATGATCCATCGCGATATCAAGCCGCAGAATATTATGTTGTTGCCTGACGGGAAAGTAAAAGTCACCGATTTCGGATTGGCGAAACTTGTTCTGGCGCAATCAGAAGACGCGGCAGGATCGTTGACGCTCGAAGGCGAAGTCTTCGGGACGCCGGACTACATCGCGCCGGAACAAATTCGCGATTCGGCTTCGGCGGACTTTCGAAGTGACATCTATGGGTTGGGATGCACTTTGTATTTCCTGCTTTCAGGTACCCCACCATTTGCCGGAATGTCGGTTGGCGAAAAACTGGCTGGGCATCTTGAACACGACGCGCCCTCGCTAATTGACGTTGCGCCCGGACTCGATCCTGGAATGCTTGCTGTCGTGGAAAAGATGATGCACAAGAATCCAGAACTGCGATTTCAGTCGTACGCCGAACTAACGCGCGCATTTTCGGGAATCGGCAATCCAGCAAGAAAAGAAGAGACGATAGTCGCCCAACGGAAACGCTCCACGGGCAAAATCTTTGCGGTGATCGGCGGTCCAATCATGGTGCTGTTGGCTCTTTGGTTGTTTGGTCTGATTCCGGGGATGTCTTCCAGTCAGCCGCTCGGCGATCTGCCAACGGGCAACATCAAGTTTGCCATTGTCGTGCCATCGAGATTCGCCTTTCATCCAGAAATTCAGGAAATCAGCCGAAGCCTGAAACGTTACCAGAACGTGGAACTGGAATACGTTTCTGATCAGGCAGGGCGCGTTAAGTTTAGCTCGCGGAAAAAGGGAGCCAAACCGTCAGTGGTCGAGGTGACTCGGACGCTTGGCGAATTGGATGCTGCTGATTTTGACGCGCTCGTTTTTACCGGCGGCTGGAATGGAGATTCACCCGATAGTACGCTCTACGCTTTCGATCCCAAGCTTAACGATCAAGCGAGAGACTTCGCCCGGTCGATGTTGGCCAATCGCAAACCGGTCGGTAGCATTTGTGGCGGGACGGCCGTGTTGGCCAATGCTGGCTTGCTCCATGGAAAGAAAGCTGCCAGTTGTCGCTACATTTCAGATGCGGTTCGTGACCGATCCGGAGCAATTTGGACGGAGCTGCCGCGTCGTGATGACTTGGCAGTTGTGGTTCGCGATGATCTGCTGGTGACCGGCGGCAACTACGTCAATGCGCCAGAAGTCGTGCGACTGATGATGGATCTGGCTCAGGAAAGCCGCGGTTCGGCGACAGAGGAAAACAGGTAG
- a CDS encoding RNA polymerase sigma factor, producing the protein MSIYQPLIEKWLVRFGAPSSDLNDLSQNVLAVVVRKLPEFRHAGREGAFRSWVRNITRNCLLEFWRAKKIQPIATGKTSFQETLNQLKSENSELSQQWNREYDQQVLATLLRQIENDFRPGTWDAFKRVAVDGAKPADVAKELNVTVNSIFIAKSRVMARLRVVGRHLID; encoded by the coding sequence TTGAGCATCTATCAACCATTGATTGAAAAATGGCTGGTGCGATTTGGTGCGCCGTCGAGCGATTTAAATGATCTCTCGCAAAATGTTTTGGCCGTTGTCGTTCGCAAACTTCCTGAGTTCAGGCATGCGGGTCGCGAAGGAGCGTTTCGAAGCTGGGTGCGGAACATAACCAGAAACTGTTTGTTGGAGTTCTGGCGTGCGAAAAAGATTCAACCGATCGCAACCGGAAAGACCTCTTTTCAGGAAACGTTGAATCAGCTGAAATCGGAAAACAGCGAACTGAGCCAACAATGGAATCGAGAGTACGATCAACAAGTTTTGGCCACCCTGCTACGCCAAATCGAGAATGATTTTCGGCCGGGCACCTGGGATGCGTTCAAGCGAGTTGCTGTCGACGGAGCGAAACCAGCAGATGTCGCGAAAGAGCTGAACGTGACGGTAAACAGTATTTTCATTGCAAAATCCAGAGTCATGGCCCGGTTGCGTGTCGTGGGCCGGCACTTGATTGACTGA